The genomic window TGAGAAAGTTTTTAAAATGGCGCATATTTCCATAATGTTGGTGGATGCTATAATAATCTGCAATATCATATCCATCATCTTTCAGTGGAGAAGGGAAAAAAGGTAGTAACCAGATAGTATTAATACCTAAATTTTCCAGATAGTCGAGTTTTTCAGTTAATCCCCTGAAGTCTCCAATACCATCACCGCTTTTATCAAAGAATGTTTTTACATGGAGCTCATAAATTATTGCATCCTTATACCACAAAGGGTTTTCCATAGATTCTTCCTGGCTAATCATCTGCTTCCTCCTAGTTAAAATAATCAAATTGATTTTCTTTTTTTAAGTGTTTTTTTATTCTTATTATATGTGCTGGTAAAATATGAGGGTTAAGTTCAACATAATTATATTCACCCTGCCAGACATATTGCCCCCCACCCAATAAATCATGAGCCAGGAAAGAATGGTCCTCTGAAATTCCCAGTTCATAGAGTGGCACTTTTATCCAGCCCGACTGTGTATAGTTGGGATCCAGATTAACAATAATCAGGATAGCATCTGTTTTTTGTTCATTAAATTTTACGTAGTATAGTAATTGGTTGTTTTCCACTGGTAAAAAATTAATATTATTCGTTTTATGAAATTCCGGGTTTTCCTTTCTAATTTTATTAATTTTGGTAAATAGATTGCGTGTGCTTTCTTTTACTTCTTCCGGTGCCCAGGATTTCAGTTCATACTTTTCTGAATTATAGTATTCTTCCTTACCATTGATAGCCTTGTTAATGAATCGCTCATAGGGAGGCCCATAAATACCGTAGTTAGATGACAATGTCGCTGCCAGTATGAATCTAATAATAAAGGCAGGGCTACTGTCAGCCTGTAAGTATTCAGACAGAATATCCGGAGTGTTAGGCCAAAAATTAGGGCGGAAAAAGTCTTTTACCGGAGTTTGGGTTAATTCAGTTAAATATTCAATTAATTCCTGTTTAGTATTCCGCCAGGTAAAATAAGTATAAGATTGAGTGAATCCCAGTTTAGCTAATCTATACATTACTTTAGGTCTGGTGAAGGCTTCTGCCAGAAATAATATATCCGGATAATCTTTTTTAATATTATTAATTAACCATTCCCAGAACAGAAAAGGTTTGGTGTGGGGATTATCAACTCTAAATATTTTAACTCCCTGTTTAATCCAAAAAATAACAATGTTCTTTAATTCTTCCCATAAGCTTTGCCAGTTCTCTGTTTCAAAATTTAAAGGGACAATATCCTCATATTTTTTAGGTGGATTTTCAGCATACTGAATTGTTCCGTCTACACGCCAGCGAAACCATTCAGGGTGTTCTTTTATATAAGGATGATCGGGTGAACATTGGAATGCTAAATCCAGGGCGATTTCCATCTCATATTCAGCTGCTTTTTGGACTACTTTCTGAAAATCAGAAAAGTCTCCAAGTTGGGGGTGAATGGCCATATGTCCACCCAATTTGCTCCCGATAGCCCAGGGACTGCCCGGATCATTTTTACCTGTAATGACAGAATTATTTTTCCCTTTACGGTGGATGATACCAATAGGATGTATTGGTGGAAAATATAATACATCGAAACCCATCTGGGCAATTTCCGGTATTTTTTGCAAGACATCCTGGAAATTACCATGTTGTCCTGCCTTGTCTGAGCAGGAGCGGGGAAAAATTTCATACCATGCGCTATAACCGGCTCTTTTTCTATCCACAGTCACTTTTAAAATGTTATTGTAATAAGTGATATGGTTTTGTACAGGGTATTTTTGTAAAAATTCATCAGTTAAAATATTTTTTAATTTTTTAATTAAAGTATCCTGTTCTTTACCTATTTGAATAAGTGTAATTACCTTTTGAATCTCCGCTTTCTTATCCGGCTCCTGAATCTGTTTCATAGATTCAGCCAGGATGGAAAGGCCGCTTTTTATATCAATAATAATATTATTGCCGACTGTTGACTTTTTTTGAATATCCTTCCACCAGGTTGAAAGATGGTCAATCATTGCCTCCACGGTGTATTCATATATTCCAGATTGGCTGACTGAAAAGGAAGCCTGCCAAAAATCATTTACAATGAATTCCATTGGCTTCTTTTCCCATTTCTGGTCCCCCTGTTTTCGAAAGAGCAGATTTGCCAGAAGCTGGTCATGTCCGTCAGCATAAATATCAGCAGAAACTACAATTCTCTCCCCCTCAGTTCTTTTAATGTTGAATTTACCATTATTTATTTCAGGTTGTACATTTTCAATTACAACCCTTTGTTTTCCGTTAATATCTCTTAACTGTGTAATTTTAAAAATCCTTTCTGTTTTTATTCTGTTGTTAATTTTCCAGAAATTTTGTAATTGATTTCAACATACCATAAGGAGAACGAGACATCTTCATCCTTCTTGCCAGTTCTTTTTCCCCGAATACATCCCGTATCCAGTTAGCAAAATCATTATTTTTTCTGCTCACATGATAATTAAATACTTCTATATCCATATTTGCCAGTTGATCCAGCAATTCTGCCAAATTTTTTATTGGAATACCATTTTTTATATAAAAATACTGTTCTATTGATTCCGCTTCCTGGTAAATATCAATTTTTGCAGGCTTCTCAGTCATCTTATCCTCCTTCAAATAAATAGAATATTTCCATTATTACTTCGTGTTACATTCTGGCTGTTTCGAAATGGTATGAATATTGTGTAGAGTTTCAAAACTGTAATGGATTTGTATTACTTAATATTAATAGCTATATTTTATTGGCTAAGAACAAAAAGTCAATCTTTTTATTGATTTAATGATATATTTCACTAATTTTTAAATTATTCGGTTCTTCAGCAAAACAATCCTGGAAAGATAATATTTATTGTATTGTCCCACTTTTAATTAATATTATAGAATAAAAAACACTTAATTCAAAATTAAACTATTTAAAAATATCCCAATCTTTCTTGAATAGTTTAACCTAAACTATAAGATATTTTTTAGAAAGCTTATAGCACAGCCAGATAACTATAGTATATGATATACTATAGTTAAAAACTATTGTCTTAGATAATAATATTCAGAAAAAATCCATTGCTAAAATTTAATATTGTATGAAAAAAAAGATAGAAATAGCTAAAGAAGTAATTTATAATAATTCAAGTAT from Atribacterota bacterium includes these protein-coding regions:
- a CDS encoding alpha-1,4-glucan--maltose-1-phosphate maltosyltransferase, coding for MTQLRDINGKQRVVIENVQPEINNGKFNIKRTEGERIVVSADIYADGHDQLLANLLFRKQGDQKWEKKPMEFIVNDFWQASFSVSQSGIYEYTVEAMIDHLSTWWKDIQKKSTVGNNIIIDIKSGLSILAESMKQIQEPDKKAEIQKVITLIQIGKEQDTLIKKLKNILTDEFLQKYPVQNHITYYNNILKVTVDRKRAGYSAWYEIFPRSCSDKAGQHGNFQDVLQKIPEIAQMGFDVLYFPPIHPIGIIHRKGKNNSVITGKNDPGSPWAIGSKLGGHMAIHPQLGDFSDFQKVVQKAAEYEMEIALDLAFQCSPDHPYIKEHPEWFRWRVDGTIQYAENPPKKYEDIVPLNFETENWQSLWEELKNIVIFWIKQGVKIFRVDNPHTKPFLFWEWLINNIKKDYPDILFLAEAFTRPKVMYRLAKLGFTQSYTYFTWRNTKQELIEYLTELTQTPVKDFFRPNFWPNTPDILSEYLQADSSPAFIIRFILAATLSSNYGIYGPPYERFINKAINGKEEYYNSEKYELKSWAPEEVKESTRNLFTKINKIRKENPEFHKTNNINFLPVENNQLLYYVKFNEQKTDAILIIVNLDPNYTQSGWIKVPLYELGISEDHSFLAHDLLGGGQYVWQGEYNYVELNPHILPAHIIRIKKHLKKENQFDYFN
- a CDS encoding DUF5752 family protein, with the protein product MTEKPAKIDIYQEAESIEQYFYIKNGIPIKNLAELLDQLANMDIEVFNYHVSRKNNDFANWIRDVFGEKELARRMKMSRSPYGMLKSITKFLEN